In a genomic window of Microbacterium amylolyticum:
- a CDS encoding TetR-like C-terminal domain-containing protein encodes MDSRFPSVVLESACPRSGVKRPVVEASGVSRSAIYRRWPSLTDLLASALDEGRTTGDLDLSGDIKSAIVDAYFSPLFSVRAGSYSERQFRKRIALVMENPDLQRAYWLSHVRRRRAAIAEALSTAVDRGELRDDIDVESCIDLLHGVFYYQAVARGASLADQDTVRRCRNAFDVV; translated from the coding sequence TTGGATTCTCGCTTCCCCAGCGTCGTGCTGGAATCAGCGTGTCCAAGATCAGGGGTCAAGCGCCCCGTCGTCGAGGCCAGCGGCGTCTCACGCTCTGCGATCTATCGTCGCTGGCCCAGCCTGACGGATCTACTCGCTTCCGCCCTGGACGAGGGTCGGACGACGGGAGACCTTGATCTGTCGGGCGACATCAAGTCGGCCATCGTGGATGCCTATTTCTCGCCCCTCTTCTCCGTTCGTGCGGGCAGCTATTCCGAACGGCAGTTTCGCAAACGCATCGCCCTGGTCATGGAGAATCCGGACCTACAGCGCGCCTATTGGTTGTCTCATGTACGCAGACGTCGCGCGGCTATCGCCGAGGCCCTCTCCACGGCCGTTGACCGCGGAGAGCTTCGAGACGACATTGACGTGGAGTCCTGTATCGACCTCCTCCATGGCGTGTTCTACTACCAAGCCGTGGCCCGCGGCGCATCCCTTGCCGACCAGGACACGGTGCGCCGGTGCCGGAATGCGTTCGACGTCGTCTAG
- a CDS encoding ABC transporter ATP-binding protein, with translation MIEFTNVTKRFGDATAIDDFSLVIPARKTTVFVGSSGCGKTTLLRMINRMVEPSSGTVAIDGEDVRSSDAVDLRRRIGYVLQNSGLLPHFTVADNIATVLRLTGVSRREARRRAMSLMDTVGLDTAMADRYPSQLSGGQQQRVGVARGLAADPNILLMDEPFGAVDPIVRAELQQELLRVQRELGKTIVFVTHDIDEAFLLGDQVAILAKGGRMLQVDSPSAIIENPADDFVASFIGAQRGSRALRVKRTPHGPVLVDAEGRTQGRLVEDDS, from the coding sequence ATGATTGAGTTCACGAACGTAACAAAGCGGTTCGGAGACGCCACGGCGATCGATGACTTCTCCCTCGTCATCCCCGCGCGAAAGACGACCGTCTTCGTCGGGTCGTCAGGTTGCGGAAAAACGACGCTTCTGCGCATGATCAACCGGATGGTCGAACCATCCTCGGGAACCGTTGCCATCGACGGAGAAGACGTGAGGTCATCCGATGCTGTCGACCTCCGGCGACGCATCGGTTACGTCCTCCAAAACTCCGGTCTTCTCCCCCACTTCACCGTGGCGGACAACATCGCCACCGTCCTCCGTCTCACGGGCGTCAGTCGACGCGAAGCACGTCGCCGGGCAATGAGCCTCATGGACACCGTTGGACTCGACACGGCGATGGCCGATCGCTATCCGTCTCAGCTGTCTGGAGGCCAGCAGCAGCGCGTCGGCGTGGCCCGCGGCCTCGCGGCTGACCCAAACATCCTCCTCATGGACGAGCCCTTCGGCGCTGTCGATCCCATCGTTCGCGCGGAACTGCAGCAAGAGTTGCTGCGCGTACAACGCGAACTCGGGAAAACGATCGTCTTCGTCACGCACGACATCGACGAGGCCTTTCTCCTGGGCGATCAGGTCGCCATCCTCGCGAAGGGGGGCCGCATGTTGCAAGTGGATAGCCCCAGCGCGATCATCGAGAATCCCGCAGACGACTTCGTTGCGAGCTTCATCGGCGCGCAACGCGGCTCACGCGCGTTGCGCGTCAAACGCACTCCCCACGGCCCCGTGCTCGTGGACGCGGAGGGACGTACACAGGGACGCCTCGTCGAGGACGACTCGTAG
- a CDS encoding ABC transporter permease has product MTWVLQNLDLIGALALVHLRQSSIAIAIGFLLSVPIGWAAWRFRFLRSAIVTGTGLLYTIPSLALLMFLPLVAGFPATSEANLIIALTIYTIAILVRSVVDGLDSVDGATRLAATAVGYGSARRFWAVDLPLAGPVILAGLRVAAVSTIALATVGILVGVTNLGYLFTNGLQRRIVAEVLAGLIVVAAIALIVDLLLVLAGRKLMPWTRASAGARA; this is encoded by the coding sequence ATGACCTGGGTTCTGCAGAACCTCGATCTGATCGGCGCTCTCGCCCTGGTGCATCTGCGCCAGAGCTCCATCGCGATCGCGATCGGGTTCCTGCTGTCGGTTCCGATCGGATGGGCTGCGTGGCGGTTCCGCTTTCTCCGCAGCGCCATCGTCACGGGTACCGGCCTGCTCTATACGATCCCCTCGCTGGCGTTGTTGATGTTCCTTCCGCTTGTCGCCGGATTTCCGGCGACAAGCGAGGCGAATCTGATCATCGCCCTGACGATCTACACGATCGCGATTCTCGTACGCTCGGTCGTCGATGGTCTCGACTCTGTTGACGGGGCCACCCGGTTGGCGGCCACCGCCGTCGGCTACGGCTCCGCGCGCCGCTTCTGGGCTGTCGATCTTCCTCTCGCAGGGCCCGTCATCCTTGCGGGTCTCCGGGTAGCCGCTGTCAGCACGATCGCCCTCGCCACCGTCGGCATCCTCGTTGGCGTGACGAACCTCGGCTACCTCTTTACGAACGGCCTGCAACGCCGCATCGTCGCCGAGGTACTTGCCGGGCTCATCGTCGTCGCCGCCATCGCTCTGATCGTGGATCTGCTCCTCGTCCTCGCGGGCCGAAAACTGATGCCGTGGACGCGCGCATCGGCCGGAGCACGCGCATGA
- a CDS encoding ABC transporter permease yields the protein MNLLIDAIDWLRDPAQWTGSAHLGGLLWQHVWVTLLAVAIAVVIAVPAGWAIGHTGRGREIAVALTGAARAVPSYGLLVLLVLVMGVLQRTEAALITFVILAIPPLLAGAYTGFEAIDRSTINAARSMGMTEWQLLWRVEVPLGLPLLVGGIRAAVLQVVATVTIAAYVGLGGLGLPIITGLNLRRYDMVLGGALLVAALALVLDGLLAVAQRTAVPRGVRSRQV from the coding sequence ATGAATCTACTCATCGATGCCATCGACTGGCTCCGTGATCCCGCTCAGTGGACGGGGTCAGCTCACCTCGGCGGGCTGCTCTGGCAACACGTGTGGGTGACGCTGCTCGCCGTCGCGATCGCCGTCGTCATCGCTGTGCCGGCCGGATGGGCGATCGGTCACACGGGACGAGGACGGGAAATCGCCGTTGCTCTCACGGGAGCGGCGCGTGCGGTGCCGTCTTACGGGCTCTTGGTCCTGCTCGTCCTGGTGATGGGGGTGCTTCAACGGACGGAGGCGGCCCTGATCACTTTCGTGATTCTCGCGATTCCGCCGCTCTTGGCGGGCGCCTACACGGGCTTCGAAGCGATCGATCGATCAACGATCAACGCGGCGCGTTCCATGGGTATGACCGAGTGGCAGCTGCTCTGGCGGGTCGAAGTGCCGCTCGGCCTGCCCCTGCTGGTGGGCGGGATCCGTGCCGCTGTTCTGCAGGTGGTGGCCACCGTGACCATCGCCGCGTACGTCGGGCTTGGCGGACTCGGGCTGCCGATTATTACCGGTTTGAACCTACGCCGGTACGACATGGTGCTCGGCGGAGCGCTCCTCGTCGCCGCCCTCGCGCTGGTGCTCGACGGGCTTCTCGCCGTGGCCCAGCGCACCGCCGTCCCCCGCGGGGTCAGATCGCGCCAGGTCTGA
- a CDS encoding ABC transporter substrate-binding protein — protein sequence MSRTRVALVVFSAAALTLAGCSSSDPLAGGNNADGTIVVGSQAYYSNEIIAEIYAQALEADGHEVERQFNIGQRDAYMPLLEEGAISLFPEYTGNLLQFFDNETEARSPADVEAALVEALPESLVALDAAEASDQDSYTVTRAFADEGGLSSIADLARLSGSLTLGGPPELSERPYGPTGLADVYGVDVDFSATGDTTVEDLVAGTVDVANVFTADPRIQLENLVVLDDPEALFLASNVVPVASATLADEIAETINAVSAALSADDLVALNVQSTQEEMSTPDIAAQWLAANQLD from the coding sequence ATGTCCCGAACACGCGTCGCACTTGTCGTTTTCTCCGCTGCTGCGCTCACTCTCGCCGGGTGCAGCTCGTCTGATCCGCTTGCCGGCGGCAACAACGCCGACGGCACGATCGTCGTCGGCTCACAGGCCTACTACTCGAACGAAATCATCGCCGAAATCTATGCCCAGGCGCTCGAAGCCGATGGGCACGAGGTTGAACGGCAGTTCAACATCGGTCAGCGCGATGCGTACATGCCCCTGCTCGAAGAAGGTGCCATCTCGCTCTTCCCTGAGTACACGGGGAACCTTCTGCAGTTCTTCGATAACGAAACCGAGGCGCGTTCTCCGGCAGACGTCGAAGCGGCTCTCGTCGAGGCGCTTCCCGAGAGCCTCGTGGCGCTGGATGCGGCCGAGGCGAGCGACCAGGATTCGTACACCGTCACGCGAGCCTTCGCGGACGAGGGTGGGCTCTCGTCAATCGCCGATCTCGCTCGCCTCTCGGGATCGCTGACGCTGGGCGGCCCTCCGGAGCTCTCCGAACGCCCGTATGGCCCGACGGGTCTCGCGGATGTCTACGGCGTCGACGTTGACTTCTCCGCGACGGGCGACACGACCGTCGAGGATCTCGTCGCCGGAACCGTGGACGTTGCGAACGTCTTCACCGCGGACCCGCGCATCCAGTTGGAGAACCTCGTCGTCTTGGACGATCCCGAAGCCCTGTTCCTCGCGTCGAACGTGGTTCCCGTGGCCAGCGCGACTCTCGCCGATGAGATCGCGGAGACGATCAATGCCGTCAGCGCGGCTCTCTCGGCCGATGACCTGGTTGCGCTGAATGTCCAGAGCACGCAGGAGGAGATGTCGACGCCCGATATCGCCGCGCAGTGGCTGGCGGCGAATCAGCTGGACTAA
- a CDS encoding isochorismatase family protein: MGRALLIVDVQNDFTEGGALAVEGGDAIAARITRFLSENHHGYDAIVASRDWHAVDDDNGGHFSDTPDYVDSWPVHCVAGTPGAEYDPWFDSGPVTHHLKKGQGVPAYSMFEGISEDGDTLAEILDGAGIDSVDVAGLATDHCVRATSHDALAHGVDVRILTDLIAGVAPEPSQLALQQLEAAGATLATTRVI; this comes from the coding sequence ATGGGTAGGGCTCTCTTGATCGTCGATGTTCAGAACGACTTCACCGAGGGCGGCGCGCTCGCCGTTGAAGGAGGCGATGCCATCGCCGCGCGAATCACACGATTCCTTTCCGAGAATCACCATGGATACGACGCCATCGTCGCTTCACGAGACTGGCACGCTGTCGATGATGACAACGGCGGGCACTTCTCGGATACTCCTGACTATGTCGACAGCTGGCCCGTTCACTGTGTGGCCGGAACTCCGGGAGCAGAATATGACCCGTGGTTCGACTCCGGACCTGTCACACACCATCTGAAAAAGGGCCAGGGCGTTCCGGCCTATTCGATGTTCGAGGGCATCAGCGAAGACGGCGATACCCTCGCGGAGATTCTCGACGGCGCAGGCATCGATTCCGTCGATGTGGCGGGGCTGGCAACGGACCACTGTGTGCGTGCGACGTCACACGATGCTCTCGCGCACGGCGTTGACGTGCGTATCCTCACGGACCTCATCGCGGGAGTTGCCCCGGAGCCCAGTCAGCTGGCACTTCAGCAGCTCGAGGCGGCCGGGGCAACTCTCGCGACAACGCGCGTTATCTGA
- a CDS encoding SDR family oxidoreductase — MTRVLIIGGHGKVALRLAPILAARGDDVTSVIRNPDHATDVVTAGATPVVADIETIGAGELATIIAGHDAVVWSAGAGGGSPERTYAIDRDAAIRSMDAAAAAGVSRYVMVSYIGSGPDHGVPEDHSFFAYADSKTVADAHLRETDLDWTILAPGGLTLDEPTGRINVENPGDGRVSRGNVAAVAAAVLADDSTIRRTITFGDGDVPIAEAITA; from the coding sequence ATGACTCGCGTTTTGATCATCGGCGGACACGGCAAAGTTGCGCTGCGGCTTGCACCGATTCTCGCGGCACGCGGAGACGACGTGACGAGCGTTATCCGCAACCCCGATCATGCGACCGATGTTGTCACGGCGGGCGCGACCCCGGTTGTCGCCGACATCGAGACGATCGGCGCCGGCGAATTGGCAACGATCATCGCCGGCCATGACGCTGTTGTGTGGTCGGCTGGAGCGGGCGGGGGTTCCCCCGAACGCACATACGCGATCGACCGTGACGCGGCCATCCGATCGATGGATGCTGCCGCTGCTGCGGGGGTCTCGCGCTACGTGATGGTGTCGTACATCGGATCGGGCCCGGACCACGGTGTTCCCGAGGACCATTCGTTCTTCGCCTACGCCGACTCGAAGACCGTCGCCGACGCGCACTTGCGCGAGACGGACCTCGATTGGACGATCCTCGCTCCGGGCGGGCTCACTCTCGACGAACCAACGGGGCGCATCAACGTGGAAAACCCCGGAGACGGCCGCGTGTCGCGCGGCAATGTCGCGGCGGTCGCCGCAGCCGTTCTCGCGGACGACTCGACGATCCGGCGCACGATCACGTTCGGCGATGGCGATGTGCCCATCGCTGAGGCGATCACCGCCTAA
- a CDS encoding YidH family protein — protein MARFPRSVFGHGDEPDPRFSLANERTFLAWLRTALAMFAGAFALEALALPASAEWRLASAAVLIALGVLAAVQAWFGWAHTERAMRRGQPLPGLAVGGIIILGLLVAVVLVIIGTFA, from the coding sequence ATGGCTCGATTCCCCCGCAGCGTATTCGGTCACGGCGACGAGCCTGACCCCCGATTCAGCCTCGCTAACGAGCGCACATTTCTTGCGTGGTTGCGCACGGCGCTCGCGATGTTCGCGGGAGCCTTTGCTCTTGAGGCGCTCGCGCTGCCAGCATCCGCCGAATGGCGCCTCGCCTCCGCCGCGGTTCTCATCGCGTTGGGCGTTCTGGCAGCCGTACAGGCATGGTTCGGATGGGCGCACACCGAGCGAGCAATGCGCCGCGGCCAGCCTCTGCCGGGGCTCGCCGTCGGCGGAATCATCATCCTTGGCCTCCTTGTGGCCGTTGTGCTCGTGATCATCGGAACCTTCGCGTGA
- a CDS encoding DUF202 domain-containing protein, translating into MTDRVYDEGLQAERTLLAWRRTCLTFAVASLVAMRFTIDVLGAISVVVAMCSVTLSVAAYAAASIAYRRAHTSLTRNNALSHGGAPLALAFGAVLAFGAVCATYAVVAPFF; encoded by the coding sequence GTGACGGATCGTGTCTACGACGAGGGACTTCAAGCGGAGCGCACGTTGCTGGCCTGGCGCCGCACCTGTCTCACTTTCGCGGTTGCGAGCCTCGTGGCGATGCGTTTCACGATCGATGTGCTCGGTGCCATCTCCGTCGTCGTCGCGATGTGCTCCGTGACACTGTCTGTTGCGGCATACGCGGCCGCGTCTATTGCCTACCGGCGCGCGCACACCTCATTGACCCGCAATAATGCGCTTTCACACGGTGGCGCGCCCCTCGCGCTTGCGTTCGGCGCTGTGCTCGCGTTCGGCGCCGTGTGCGCGACCTACGCCGTCGTCGCGCCGTTCTTCTGA
- a CDS encoding cupin domain-containing protein has translation MENGGRRATIELLLPLARAYGVTLDELVGAPSTGDPRIHMAPVVRKGITFIPLTRRAGGVQSYKIIYPGSPRLTGDSRENRVTHEGYEWLYVLSGRLRLLLGDKNLVMGPGEAAEFDTHIPHALGSADGHPVEVLSLFGKQGERAHFRARGDQKNGATTA, from the coding sequence CTGGAGAACGGGGGACGGCGCGCAACGATCGAGCTGCTTCTGCCTCTCGCCCGGGCGTACGGGGTCACCCTGGACGAGCTGGTCGGGGCGCCATCCACGGGTGACCCCCGCATCCATATGGCGCCGGTTGTGCGCAAGGGGATCACTTTTATCCCGCTGACACGCCGCGCGGGCGGCGTGCAGTCCTACAAGATCATCTATCCCGGATCGCCGCGACTGACGGGCGATTCCCGTGAAAACCGCGTTACCCATGAAGGATACGAGTGGCTGTACGTGCTCAGCGGACGCCTCCGCCTTCTTCTGGGAGACAAGAACCTTGTCATGGGGCCGGGCGAAGCGGCCGAGTTCGATACGCACATCCCACACGCGCTGGGCTCAGCGGATGGTCACCCCGTCGAGGTGTTGTCGTTGTTTGGAAAACAGGGGGAGCGGGCCCACTTTCGGGCGCGTGGGGATCAGAAGAACGGCGCGACGACGGCGTAG
- a CDS encoding FAD-dependent oxidoreductase, which produces MDAGVTRGWRPDQLVQGDPVRPGERQKQLDRCAPSPVLQPGPRADRRSGATCEFCESDVLTHTFGGLLTKSDWSRAAPHAQQLGVTITDAGAVIVDAFTRTSVPGVFAAGDLAQTSDAPQPMFSVANAIATGAMAGAAAVQSLVADRIAALGAPEPAASR; this is translated from the coding sequence ATGGATGCGGGGGTCACCCGTGGATGGCGCCCCGACCAGCTCGTCCAGGGTGACCCCGTACGCCCGGGCGAGAGGCAGAAGCAGCTCGATCGTTGCGCGCCGTCCCCCGTTCTCCAGCCGGGACCACGTGCTGACCGACGTTCCGGTGCGACGTGCGAGTTCTGCGAGAGTGATGTTCTAACGCATACGTTCGGCGGCCTGCTGACGAAATCCGACTGGTCTCGGGCCGCGCCTCACGCACAGCAGCTCGGTGTGACGATCACCGATGCGGGTGCGGTGATCGTCGATGCGTTCACCCGTACGAGCGTGCCCGGAGTCTTCGCTGCGGGAGACCTCGCGCAGACGTCCGACGCCCCGCAGCCGATGTTCTCGGTCGCGAACGCCATTGCCACGGGAGCGATGGCCGGCGCAGCGGCCGTGCAGAGCCTCGTCGCCGATCGGATCGCCGCACTGGGCGCGCCAGAACCCGCCGCGTCACGCTGA
- a CDS encoding RrF2 family transcriptional regulator: protein MRVSTRSDYALRALIELASLTGQGAVSADEIASRQDIPKAFLLAILADLRRAGVVRSQRGQAGGWLLQSPAADVSVADVIRAVDGPLVSVYDQRPEAVSYNDAAAPLQQVWIAARHALRDVLENVTIAELQTKHLPLAVTERAADEDAWQSH from the coding sequence ATGCGCGTCAGCACCCGATCCGATTACGCTCTGCGCGCGCTCATCGAGCTCGCGAGCCTCACCGGCCAGGGCGCTGTGAGCGCCGACGAGATCGCGTCGCGCCAGGACATCCCGAAGGCGTTTCTCCTCGCGATTCTCGCCGACCTCCGGCGCGCCGGCGTTGTGCGTTCACAGCGCGGGCAGGCCGGTGGCTGGCTTCTGCAATCGCCAGCAGCCGATGTTTCCGTGGCGGACGTCATCCGGGCCGTGGATGGTCCGCTCGTATCGGTCTACGACCAGCGGCCAGAGGCCGTCTCATACAACGACGCGGCCGCTCCCCTACAGCAGGTGTGGATCGCCGCGCGCCACGCGCTGCGCGATGTGCTCGAAAACGTGACAATCGCTGAGCTTCAGACCAAGCACCTTCCACTCGCCGTCACGGAGCGCGCGGCTGACGAAGACGCCTGGCAGTCCCACTAG
- a CDS encoding alpha-N-arabinofuranosidase, with the protein MSDPIRAVINLDLPGARISRHIYGHFAEHLGRCIYGGFFVGEDSDVPNVRGIRSDVVDALRALNIPNLRWPGGCFADDYHWRDGIGPRDQRPRMVNSHWGDVVEDNSFGTHEFMDLCEMLGADPYISGNVGSGTVAETSDWIEYLTRSDDSPMAALRRENGRDEPWKVPFFGIGNEAWGCGGHLRVEQFASLARQYSTYVRNHAGNEVYRIAAGANSDDLHWTEVLMTSFDDLTKVDAKAVPFQGISLHYYTLTGDWHDKGNALTFDTEEWYLALSRALHMEQLLTRHGQVMDRHDPHRLVGLVVDEWGTWWNVEEGTEPGFLYQQNTLRDALVASVHFDAFHRHADRVVMANIAQTVNVLQAMLLTDPESGALVKTPSYHVFEMNTGHHDAEGLDIHLLGVPSRSVDGGELPLVSASASVKGDTALVSLTNLDHAEERTIELDLRGRAYLEATGRLLSASELSAHNTPDAPEAVAPVTLDGIRRTDIGLSVTLPAGSYATISLTLA; encoded by the coding sequence GTGTCCGATCCCATCCGCGCCGTGATCAATCTCGATCTCCCCGGCGCGCGCATCTCTCGCCACATTTACGGGCACTTCGCCGAGCACCTGGGACGGTGCATCTACGGCGGGTTCTTCGTCGGTGAAGACTCCGACGTCCCGAACGTGCGCGGTATCCGCTCCGACGTCGTCGATGCGCTCCGGGCGTTGAACATCCCGAACCTTCGTTGGCCCGGTGGGTGCTTCGCCGACGACTATCACTGGCGCGACGGAATTGGCCCCCGCGACCAGCGACCCCGCATGGTCAACTCACACTGGGGAGATGTCGTTGAGGACAACTCTTTTGGCACACACGAGTTCATGGACCTGTGTGAGATGCTCGGAGCAGACCCATACATTTCCGGCAACGTCGGCTCCGGTACGGTCGCAGAAACAAGCGACTGGATCGAATACCTCACGCGCTCAGACGACTCTCCCATGGCTGCGCTGCGTCGGGAAAACGGGCGCGATGAGCCCTGGAAAGTGCCCTTTTTCGGAATCGGCAACGAAGCGTGGGGCTGCGGCGGACACCTGCGTGTGGAACAGTTTGCCTCGCTCGCCCGCCAGTACTCGACATACGTTCGCAATCACGCGGGCAACGAGGTCTATCGCATTGCGGCGGGTGCTAATTCCGACGATTTGCACTGGACCGAGGTTCTCATGACCTCCTTCGATGACTTGACAAAGGTCGATGCGAAGGCCGTGCCGTTTCAGGGGATCTCGTTGCACTACTACACGCTGACGGGCGACTGGCACGACAAGGGCAACGCGCTGACGTTTGACACGGAGGAATGGTATCTCGCGCTTTCGCGGGCGCTGCATATGGAGCAGCTTTTGACGCGACACGGTCAGGTGATGGATCGCCATGACCCCCATCGCCTCGTCGGCCTGGTCGTCGACGAATGGGGCACATGGTGGAACGTGGAGGAGGGAACGGAACCCGGATTCCTCTATCAGCAGAACACGCTCCGCGACGCGCTCGTTGCTTCCGTGCACTTCGATGCGTTCCACCGGCACGCGGACCGCGTTGTGATGGCGAACATCGCGCAGACGGTGAATGTCTTGCAGGCGATGCTTCTGACAGATCCGGAATCCGGTGCCCTCGTAAAGACGCCGAGTTACCACGTCTTCGAGATGAATACGGGCCATCACGACGCAGAAGGGCTTGACATTCACCTGCTCGGCGTTCCGTCACGCAGCGTCGATGGCGGTGAACTGCCGCTTGTATCCGCGTCAGCGTCCGTGAAGGGGGACACCGCCTTGGTCTCGCTCACGAACCTCGACCATGCAGAGGAGCGCACGATCGAATTGGATCTGCGCGGACGCGCTTACCTCGAGGCGACGGGGCGACTGCTGTCGGCATCTGAGCTCAGCGCGCACAACACCCCGGACGCGCCGGAGGCTGTCGCACCCGTAACACTTGACGGAATCCGTCGAACCGACATCGGGCTGTCGGTCACTCTTCCTGCCGGCTCCTACGCGACGATTTCCCTCACACTCGCCTAA
- a CDS encoding LacI family DNA-binding transcriptional regulator, with protein sequence MPVTMNDVARVAGVSAMTVSNVLTGRRVVSDATRERVEAAAEQLGYALNLTARHLRAGRTNTIALVIPNLDHPYFGELAARFDRLLRSTGRHLVVEQTGSRREAELSALNVARLRLYDGVLLSVVGMRSEEIATLRSDMPVVILGEQDVSNRFDHVGMDNVGGARIATSHLLSRGSRRILILGGAPEGDDASGMSLARTNGWRQAHHDAGMTPEDDLIIPLEIPSAEHGHATILRLVRDGFAFDGVFTVTDTLATGVLAGLSESGRRVPEDVQVVGFDSLDGSRFTVPPLTTIDPGHEEMATEALRLLDRLIERDEGAPRERVKPPARLIRRGSTR encoded by the coding sequence ATGCCAGTAACGATGAACGATGTCGCTCGGGTGGCCGGAGTCTCCGCGATGACAGTGTCGAACGTGCTGACGGGCCGACGTGTCGTCAGTGATGCGACGCGTGAGCGCGTCGAGGCAGCAGCAGAACAGCTGGGCTACGCGCTCAACCTCACCGCGCGCCACCTCCGCGCAGGGAGAACGAACACGATTGCCCTGGTCATCCCGAATCTTGATCACCCGTACTTTGGGGAGCTCGCCGCACGATTCGACCGTTTGCTGCGGTCAACCGGTCGGCACCTTGTCGTCGAGCAGACCGGTTCGAGGCGCGAGGCTGAACTCTCCGCGCTCAACGTCGCACGACTGCGCCTTTACGATGGCGTCCTGCTCTCCGTCGTCGGGATGCGATCGGAAGAAATCGCGACGCTTCGATCAGACATGCCGGTCGTCATCCTCGGCGAACAAGACGTTTCCAACCGGTTTGATCATGTCGGCATGGACAATGTCGGCGGTGCGCGCATCGCCACATCGCACCTGTTAAGCCGCGGTTCCCGCCGCATTCTGATCCTCGGCGGAGCACCAGAGGGAGACGACGCAAGCGGCATGTCCCTCGCCCGCACGAACGGGTGGCGCCAGGCTCACCATGACGCCGGAATGACGCCAGAAGACGATCTCATCATCCCCCTTGAGATCCCGTCAGCCGAGCATGGTCACGCGACCATTCTCCGGCTTGTCCGGGATGGCTTCGCGTTCGACGGCGTCTTCACTGTCACCGACACGCTCGCGACCGGCGTACTGGCGGGCCTCTCGGAGTCAGGACGGCGCGTCCCCGAGGATGTGCAGGTCGTTGGCTTCGATTCTCTCGATGGCTCGAGATTCACGGTTCCACCGCTGACCACGATCGACCCCGGACACGAGGAGATGGCGACCGAAGCTCTCCGGCTCCTCGACCGCCTGATTGAACGCGATGAGGGGGCCCCACGCGAACGCGTGAAGCCCCCTGCGCGCCTTATCAGACGCGGTTCAACGCGCTGA